DNA from Nocardioides yefusunii:
GGCTCGATCCGCGGTGCAGGAGGCGGGTTCTCCGCGTCCAGACTGGCGGGAAGACCACACTTGGGGCAGTCCCAACTCTCAGGTACCGCAGCTTCCCGCGCGAACGCCACCACCGAGTGGTGTGTATTCGCGCAGTAGTACGTCACCGTCTGTCGAGGTGCTGCCTCACCACGCTCGGCCTCTCCCATGGGCCCAGCGCCGACCCGGCTACCCCGGATCGCATTTCCTGCACCAGCCATCTCAAACCCCTCCCAGAGTGAAATGCATCCAACGGATTCAGATCATCAGTACGCCAGCACCACGCCGAGTCCCACCACGGTCGCGAACCAGAGAATGCCGGTCGCGATCGTGAACTTGTCGAGGTTCTTCTCAGCCACGGAAGAGCCGCCCAAGGAGCTGGAGACGCCGCCGCCGAACATGTCGGACAAACCGCCACCGCGTCCCTTGTGCAGCAGGACGAGCATGATCATGAGAAGGCTCGTGAGGACGAGCAGGATTTGGAGTACGAGTTCCACGAGTCGAACCTTACGTCAGAGTCGGTCGTTCAGACCGCGGGCAGGTCACGGAAACGGCAGATTCCCGCAAATTCCTCGGCTTCGAGGCTCGCGCCGCCCACCAGGGCGCCGTCGACGTCGTCCTTGGCCATGATGCCGACGACGTTGGAGGACTTCACCGAACCGCCGTAGAGGACCCGGAGACCGTCGGCCGCCTCGTCACCGAGGAGCTCACGGACACGGGCACGGATGGCGCCGCACACTTCCTGGGCGTCCTCGGGGGTGGCGACCTCGCCGGTGCCGATGGCCCAGACGGGCTCGTAGGCGACGACCAGACCAGCGACCTGCTCGGCGGTGAAGCCGGCCAGCGAGCCCTCGACCTGGGCCAGGGTGTAGGAGACCTGTTCGCCGGCCTTGCGGACGTCGAGGCCCTCGCCGACGCAGACGATCGGCGTCATGCCCGCAGCCAGGGCCTTGTGCGCCTTGGCGTTCACGACGGCGTCGGTCTCGGCGTGGTACTCGCGACGCTCGGAGTGACCGACGACGACGTAGGAGACACCCAGCTTGGACAGCATGGCAGCGGAGACCTCGCCGGTGTAGGCACCGGAGTCGTGGACGGAGACGTCCTGGGCGCCGTACTTCACCTTGAGACGGTCACCGTCGATGAGGGTCTGCACCGAACGCAGGTCGGTGAACGGGGGAATCACCACGACCTCGGCGTTGGAGTACGTGTGCTTCTTGTCCTCAAGCGTCCAGGCCAGCTTCTGGACCAGGACGACGGCCTCCTGGTGGTTGAGGTTCATCTTCCAGTTGCCCGCCATCAGCGGGGTACGGCTCGCAGCCATGGTGCCTCTTCTCGCAAGGGTCGAGGGTTCGACCGGGTGGTGAGGTGGGTGTGCAGGGTGTCGGGCGGAGCGTCCCAGGAGGTGTCCGACCGGGTGTGCAACGAGCGTCGACCCCCGGAGCCTGGAGAGGTTCCGGGGGTCGACGCTCGTGCTCAGCGCTCCAGGACGGAGATGCCGGGGAGGTCCTTGCCCTCGAGATACTCGAGGGAGGCGCCGCCACCGGTCGAGATGTGACCGAAGGCGGCCTCGTCGAAGCCGAGTGCGCGCACGGCAGCGGCGGAGTCGCCACCGCCGACGACCGAGAGACCCGGGGTCTTGGTCAGGGCCTCGGCAACAGCACGGGTGCCGCCGGCGAAGGCGTCGACCTCGAACACGCCCATCGGGCCGTTCCAGAAGACGGTCTTGGCGTCCGCGAGAGCAGCAGCGAACGCAGCACCGGACGCGGGGCCGATGTCGAGGCCGAGGGCGTCGGCCGGGATGGCGTCGGCGGCCACGACCTGCGGCTCCGGGGTGCGGGGACCGGCGGGGAACTCGGTGTCCACGACGATGTCGGTCGGGAGGACGATCTCCACGCCGTTGGCGGCCGCACGCTCCAGGTAGGCCAGGCAGGTGGGGATCTGGTCGACCTCGAGCAGGCTCTTGCCGACCTCGTGGCCCTGGGCCTTGAGGAAGGTGAAGACCATGCCGCCACCGATGAGCAGCTTGTCGGCCTTCTCGAGGAGGTTGTCGATGACCGCGAGCTTGTCCGAGACCTTCGAGCCGCCGAGGACGACGACGTAGGGACGCTCGGGCTCGACGGTGAGACGACGCAGGACGTCGATCTCGGCCTGCACCAGTCCGCCCATGGCGGACGGGAGGCGGGTGGCCACGTCGTAGACGGAGGCCTGCTTGCGGTGGACGACGCCGAAGCCGTCGGAGACGAAGGCGTCGGCCAGGGCGGCCAACTGGTCAGCGAACGCGCCGCGCACGGCGTCGTCCTTGCTGGTCTCGCCCTCGTTGAAGCGGACGTTCTCGAGGAGGGCGACGTCGCCCTCGCCGAGACCCGCCACTGCGGTGGAGGCGGAGTCACCCACGGTGTCGGTGGCGAATGCCACGCGACGTCCCAGGAGTTCACCGAGACGTTCAGCGACCGGTGCGAGGCTGTACTTCGCCTCCGGGGCGCGCTGGGGGCGGCCCAGGTGGGCGGTGACGACGACCTTGGCGCCGGCGTCCGAAAGGGCCTTGATCGTCGGGACGGACGCACGGATGCGGCCGTCGTCGGTGATCGTGGTGCCGTCCAGCGGGACGTTCAGGTCCGAGCGGACCAGAACGCGCTTGCCGCGGACGTCGCCGAGCGACTCGAGGGTGCTCATGGTGTGGATGACTCCGTCTCTACGCGTGGTGATTCAGCAGCTGTGCTGGATCAGAGGGACTTGGCGACGTGACCGATGAGGTCGACGAGGCGGTTGGAGTAGCCCCACTCGTTGTCGTACCAACCGGCGACCTTGACCTGGTTGCCGATGACCTTGGTCAGCGGAGCGTCGAAGATGCAGGACGCGGAGTCGGTCACGATGTCGGAGGAGACGATCGGGTCGGTCGAGTACTTCAGGATCTTGCCGTCAGCGGCGTTCTTGATGATCTCGTTGACCTCCTCGACGGTGGTCTCGCGCGAGGCCTCGAAGGAGAGGTCGGTGAGCGAACCGGTCGGGGTCGGGACGCGGAGAGCGTAGCCGTCGAGCTTGCCCTTGAGCTCCGGGAGGACCAGGGCGATGGCCTTGGCCGCACCGGTGGAGGTGGGGACGATGTTCAGAGCGGCGGCACGGGCGCGACGCAGGTCCGAGTGGATGTTGTCGTGAAGGTTCTGGTCCGCGGTGTAGGCGTGGACCGTGGTCATCAGACCCTTCTCGATGCCGAGGGCGTCGTTGAGCGCCTTCGCCATCGGGCCGAGGCAGTTGGTGGTGCACGACGCGTTGGAGATGACGTGGTGCTTCTCGCCGTCGTACTGGCCCTCGTTGACGCCCATCACGATGGTGATGTCCTCGTTGGAGGCGGGCGCGGAGATGATGACCTTCTTGGCGCCGGCGGCGCGGTGAGCAGCAGCCTTGGTGGCGTCGGTGAAGAAACCGGTGGACTCGACGACGACGTCGACGCCGACGGTGCCCCACGGGATGTCGGCCGGGTTGCGCTCGGCGAAGGCAGCGATCTCCTTGTCGCCGACCTTGATGGAGGTCTCGGTGGAGGAGACCTCTGCGTCGAGGCGACCCAGGATCGAGTCGTACTTGAGCAGGTGCGCCAGCTTGGCGTTGTCGGTGAGGTCGTTGACGGCAACGATCTCGATGTCGGCACCCGACGCCGCCACGGCACGGAAGAAGTTGCGGCCAATGCGGCCGAAGCCGTTGATTCCTACGCGGACAGTCACAGTCACTCCTGGGTAGACAAAGTCGAACAGCGACACCGACTTTATCTGGTCGTGACCTCGGACCGACACGGACGGTCCGCAAACGGTCATGGATCACATCCCGCAGGCTCCGCGGGCAGGCACTCAGCCCTCGTCGGCCAGCATCTCCGGGGTCAGCGACGACTCGGTGTCGGGGATGCCGAGGTCCTGGGCGCGCTTGTCGGCCATCGCCAGCAGACGACGGATCCGGCCCGCGATCGCGTCCTTGGTCAGGACGGGCTCGTGCAGTTGGCCGAGCTCCTCCAAGGAGGCCTGCTTGTGTTCCAGACGCAAGGAACCGGCCAGCGCGAGGTGGTCGGGCACCTCGTCGCCGAGGATCTCCATCGCGCGTTCCACCCGGGCGCCTGCCGTCACCGCAGCACGGGCCGAGCGACGCAGGTTGGCGTCGTCGAAGTTGGCCAGACGGTTGGCGGTGGCACGGACCTCGCGGCGCATGCGTCGCTCCTCCCAGGCCAGGAGCGTCTCGTGTGCCCCGAGACGCGTCAGGAGCGCACCGATGGCGTCTCCGTCGCGGATGACGACGCGATCGACGCCACGGACCTCGCGGGCCTTGGCCTGGATGCCGAGGCGACGGGCGACGCCGACCAGAGCCAGGGCCGCCTCGGGTCCGGGGCAGGTCACCTCGAGCGCGGAGGAGCGACCGGGTTCGGTCAGCGAACCGTGGGCCAGGAAGGCGCCACGCCACGCGGCGACGGCATCGCAGCCACCTCCGCTGACGACTGCCGGCGGAAGCCCGCGCACGGGACGGCCGCGGGCGTCGAGCAGGCCCGTCTGACGGGCCAACGACTCTCCGTCGCGCACGACGCGCACGATGTAGCGGGTGCCCTTACGAATGCCGTTGCCCTGCACCATGCCGACCTCGGACGGGTGCCCGTAGACCTCGGCGATGTCCTTGCGCAGGCGTCGAGCCGCAGCACCGGTGTCCACCTCGGCCTCCACCACGATCCGCCCGGACACGATGTGGAGCCCGCCCGCGAAACGCAGGAGGGTCGCCACCTCGGCCTTGCGACAGCAGGGCTTGGTGATCTGGGTGCTGGCCAACTCTGCCTTGACCTGTGCCGTCATCGCCATGCACGGAATCCTGCCACGCCCACGCGCACGGCGTGTCGCTAGTGGGCCAAGGGCGTGATCTGCAACTCAGACCACGCCCTCGACCCGCCCGTCAGGCGGAGGCCCGGCCGGCACCGAGGCCGGTCCGTGGCGGCGCCACCAAGTGCTCGAGTGCAGTGACCAGGAGGTCGTGGTCGTGGTGCGGGTCTTCCCCCACGCGCAGGTCCGCCATGACGAGTTCACCGCCCAGCCAGGCCACCGCACGGGAGAGCTCGGGCACGTCGCTGACGCTGTGGCGATCAGCCAGGACGTGGTCCACGACCAGCCCGGGTGCGTGCTCGTGCAACACCCTCAGGTGGTCCTGGGGAGTGAAACCGGTGGTCTCACCGGCCTGCGGCACCAGGTTCAGCAGGACACCGCGACGCGCGGTGGTCTCCTGCAGAGCGGTGCGGACGTCGTCGACGAGCAGGTGCGGCAGCACCGAGGTGTACCAACTGCCCGGCCCGAGCAGGACCAGGTCGGCGTCGCGGATCGCGTCCAGCGCTTCGACGCACGGATCGGGGTCGGCGGGGTCGAGCGAGAGCCGCACGATCTCACCGGGAGCCTTCGCGACCTGCACCTGACCGCGGACCTCGACCGCCTCGGCGTCCACCGACTCCCGTACCTGGGCGACGATGTCGAGCGGGCTGCAGGCCATCGGGAGCACCCTGCCCTTGGCGCCCAGGAGCCGACCGGCCCATTCGAGCGCCTGGACGTGGCTGCCGAGGCGCTCCCACAGGCCCACGATCAGCAGGTTGCCCAGGGCGTGGCCCTGGAGGTCGCCGTCACCGGCGAACCGGTGCTGGAAGACCTCGGCCCAGGTCTGGCCCCACTCGTCGGTGCCGCACAGTGCAGCCAACGCCATCCGGAGGTCACCGGGAGGAAGGACGCCGTAGTCCTGGCGCAGCCGACCCGACGAGCCGCCGTTGTCGGCGACCGTCACGACGGCAGTGATCTCGGAGACCTTGCCCTGCTCGTGCAGGGTCCGCAGGGCCGAGAGTGTGGCGTAGAGACCGTGTCCTCCCCCCAGGGCGACGACCTTGGGACCGCGGTCACGGCCGCCCTCGGGCGTCATCGAACGCAGCGGCACCGTCATTCCCTCCCGAGGTCTCGGTGGATCACCCGGACGTCCCTGCCGAGGGCGCGCAGACGGTGGGCGACCTCTTCGGTCATCGCGACGCTGCGGTGCTTGCCACCCGT
Protein-coding regions in this window:
- a CDS encoding phosphoglycerate kinase, with protein sequence MSTLESLGDVRGKRVLVRSDLNVPLDGTTITDDGRIRASVPTIKALSDAGAKVVVTAHLGRPQRAPEAKYSLAPVAERLGELLGRRVAFATDTVGDSASTAVAGLGEGDVALLENVRFNEGETSKDDAVRGAFADQLAALADAFVSDGFGVVHRKQASVYDVATRLPSAMGGLVQAEIDVLRRLTVEPERPYVVVLGGSKVSDKLAVIDNLLEKADKLLIGGGMVFTFLKAQGHEVGKSLLEVDQIPTCLAYLERAAANGVEIVLPTDIVVDTEFPAGPRTPEPQVVAADAIPADALGLDIGPASGAAFAAALADAKTVFWNGPMGVFEVDAFAGGTRAVAEALTKTPGLSVVGGGDSAAAVRALGFDEAAFGHISTGGGASLEYLEGKDLPGISVLER
- the gap gene encoding type I glyceraldehyde-3-phosphate dehydrogenase, which produces MTVRVGINGFGRIGRNFFRAVAASGADIEIVAVNDLTDNAKLAHLLKYDSILGRLDAEVSSTETSIKVGDKEIAAFAERNPADIPWGTVGVDVVVESTGFFTDATKAAAHRAAGAKKVIISAPASNEDITIVMGVNEGQYDGEKHHVISNASCTTNCLGPMAKALNDALGIEKGLMTTVHAYTADQNLHDNIHSDLRRARAAALNIVPTSTGAAKAIALVLPELKGKLDGYALRVPTPTGSLTDLSFEASRETTVEEVNEIIKNAADGKILKYSTDPIVSSDIVTDSASCIFDAPLTKVIGNQVKVAGWYDNEWGYSNRLVDLIGHVAKSL
- a CDS encoding gluconeogenesis factor YvcK family protein; the encoded protein is MTPEGGRDRGPKVVALGGGHGLYATLSALRTLHEQGKVSEITAVVTVADNGGSSGRLRQDYGVLPPGDLRMALAALCGTDEWGQTWAEVFQHRFAGDGDLQGHALGNLLIVGLWERLGSHVQALEWAGRLLGAKGRVLPMACSPLDIVAQVRESVDAEAVEVRGQVQVAKAPGEIVRLSLDPADPDPCVEALDAIRDADLVLLGPGSWYTSVLPHLLVDDVRTALQETTARRGVLLNLVPQAGETTGFTPQDHLRVLHEHAPGLVVDHVLADRHSVSDVPELSRAVAWLGGELVMADLRVGEDPHHDHDLLVTALEHLVAPPRTGLGAGRASA
- the tpiA gene encoding triose-phosphate isomerase, encoding MAASRTPLMAGNWKMNLNHQEAVVLVQKLAWTLEDKKHTYSNAEVVVIPPFTDLRSVQTLIDGDRLKVKYGAQDVSVHDSGAYTGEVSAAMLSKLGVSYVVVGHSERREYHAETDAVVNAKAHKALAAGMTPIVCVGEGLDVRKAGEQVSYTLAQVEGSLAGFTAEQVAGLVVAYEPVWAIGTGEVATPEDAQEVCGAIRARVRELLGDEAADGLRVLYGGSVKSSNVVGIMAKDDVDGALVGGASLEAEEFAGICRFRDLPAV
- the whiA gene encoding DNA-binding protein WhiA — protein: MAMTAQVKAELASTQITKPCCRKAEVATLLRFAGGLHIVSGRIVVEAEVDTGAAARRLRKDIAEVYGHPSEVGMVQGNGIRKGTRYIVRVVRDGESLARQTGLLDARGRPVRGLPPAVVSGGGCDAVAAWRGAFLAHGSLTEPGRSSALEVTCPGPEAALALVGVARRLGIQAKAREVRGVDRVVIRDGDAIGALLTRLGAHETLLAWEERRMRREVRATANRLANFDDANLRRSARAAVTAGARVERAMEILGDEVPDHLALAGSLRLEHKQASLEELGQLHEPVLTKDAIAGRIRRLLAMADKRAQDLGIPDTESSLTPEMLADEG
- the secG gene encoding preprotein translocase subunit SecG translates to MELVLQILLVLTSLLMIMLVLLHKGRGGGLSDMFGGGVSSSLGGSSVAEKNLDKFTIATGILWFATVVGLGVVLAY
- a CDS encoding RNA polymerase-binding protein RbpA, whose amino-acid sequence is MAGAGNAIRGSRVGAGPMGEAERGEAAPRQTVTYYCANTHHSVVAFAREAAVPESWDCPKCGLPASLDAENPPPAPRIEPYKTHLAYVKERRSDTEAEDILEEAIQLLRSRRKSGEIVF